ATATTCCCTATGTTTGAGTTAATACTGTCAATATTTTACCTCCTGTTATAAGCTGACtgataaattgtgtttaaaagaTCTCTAAATGATGTTCCATTTCATAGAATTatggtataaatttttttaattatacaatttatattgataatatattgattattggCATTTTGAAACAGTAAAATTTTTCCCTTATTAAGAACatagtacaattttttattttttgggtAAGTGTCGACTTCACtccatatttaaaagaaatgctAAGAAGCTTgctaattttcatttaaaagtcGTTTCTGTATCACTAAgtcattatttgttatagttATTAGTATATTCACATTCAcaacattatttgttatagtattactattaaaacataatatgtatattggaTGCAtatccaatataatatattgtaacactataattttgttttatgctagCTTTTACGAAAAATATGCTCTCAAATGTAGTttccataaattataatcataatatacaaCTGCACTGAGCCTTGATCATTCCAGTTTTATACAGTCTATCCACTTGAGATccgattatttatttgatagtgctataaaattatgacatttatGTATAAACCCCTATTTCTAaggaattaaatatgaatttgaatgaataaatattaaatttatgtaacttGTTACTGTACCATGttctttgataatttaataaacagtttaatagtatttgttttttcctacctttatttaatttactggaattatttgttgtttattttaggttTATACGAAAACTTTTAAGTTCTCGTCTATTAAACTTGAGTACTTCTACTTGTTGTTTCTATTGGCAGCCAAATCGGAAATTACTATTGGCTTATTGATTGCTATCAAGTTTAGCTTTAAGCTTTTTCGTTTTTACAGTTTTGTGTTTGTACATTAAGTAAAGATGATCTGTGGGGCAGGGCAGCAATCCAGAGGATAaacgatattaattttacaaaaaatagttatatgtTAGCTGTATAACTTTTATACTAGACTCATTGTACCATTCGCTTTCTATAGAACGCAATTATtcgttagattataataatcagTCTAGTTAATagcgataaataataataaaattgtataggTTTAATACAGACAATATCATCTAAGTGTGCACTATTTTACGGTGACAATTCGactttttttacattacaatatgCAGGCATTAATTCTAGCTTACTAAATAACTGATTCCAGTACGGTAAGGCAATTCTGTTTCAATGTACAATCGAAATGAGCTTCAAACTCTTTGGCATTggatgattaaaataaaacaaacatagtttggaatgtataaatagatttattttgatcCTAGATCCTatcatgtaaaattaaatatttacaaattttgtagAACAAATATACCTAGGGTATAATAGTAATTTCTTAAGCATATTTTTCTAAtcataacattacaaaaagtACAAATGAAGTTGTGTCtacttagttttaaataactagACCATCACAGGCAGACAGTAttaaaaattcctttttaGAAACTTATTCGATATCTATAACGAGTTTTGTATTAAGGTAACATTAAACTCTTAGGTTTCACGAGCAGCCGCGTTCAATTgatctaaattctaaattaactagtaatattaataatgatgaaaacataatacaacGCTGAGACCGGACATCTAGGTGTTTTTATAGAGATTcttatactaatttatattggGTTTAAATAGTTCTAAGGCACCAAGAACTTTATGAAAATTCTggaaatataactaaatttttatatgtgacCGAGTGTTAGAAGGATTACTATTGTACACCGGTCCGTCTGTCCTGACTGTAACAAGTCTCAGCATCATCTTGTTATTCATTCTGTTCTAGCTACTATCGCGTCCGTTGTGTCAGTCCAAACGGTACAATTAAGCTTAAAAGCTGGTGCAGGTCAAGTAGTGGGGTGTGAACTACGTCACATGAAACaagatacataaaattcaggttattttatacttattattgcactagctgcgccccgcggaaTCAAGCTGGTTAGGCAGTTTTATCAATTACCAGAGAGCTACAGGTAGGGTCGGTCGCGGCGGTCGATGCGTCGCTCGGCGAGGCGGTAGTGTCGGTGCGCGGCCTGCACCCGCCGGAACTCGTCCAGCAGCGCCTCGAAGTCGATGTCGGGCGCGCCCTCGGTCGCCATCGCAGTCTCGCTGTCCCTGGACAAACGTAGCACGTATCACAAATGGGTGGGCGGGGCGGGGCGGAGCTGAGGTGGGGGGGGCACGTACGGCAGCAGGCAGGGCGCgtcgggcggcggcgcggtgTGCAGGCGGTGGCGCAGCGCGTGGAAGGCGGCGCCCTGCGGCAGCAGCATGAGCAGCCCGAACAGCGCCCCGCGCAGCGCCGCGCTCTGCCGCCCGCCCAGCAGCTCCAGCCGCAAGTCTGACGGACAATGTTACTCGACTACAGGAACCCGCATTGAGAGATTAGAGATctgatatttcttaaataatttaacaattttccaGGGCTATTTGGGccactattattatttgtgtatatgtCACAGTTACATTACACTATGACGAGAATAGAATCTGACAAAAAATTGTGATCTATTGAGATTGTGAACACACCTCCTGCTTAAGatttaacgcattatttttcaGTAGATTACAGTCTATCGATGTCAGATTGTATATAGGCATTCGATGTGATTCGTCTGATCCGTCCACTCACAACCTGAATTTGACGGGCGTAGATCGTTGGATGATCGATTTTTCGTGAGTTTAAAATCTTGTgacttcaataattaatttatggttTTTACAAAATTCCGGCGTCATTTATGTAAAGGTGACAGAATTgataataaagtgtttaaaaacaaCCACTGTAAGATATATTTTCCTATCGTATACTTCTGTGCAATAATATACAAGGCAAAAAACGGTCTAGGAATACTTACTTTTGCTTTtatcttttctattttatcacttaaacacacaataatacacatcatttaaaaaaaaaaacataataaaataactatacttACATGCAAATATTGGCGATTCAATAAGCTGAACTAATTTGTCGATCTCTGTAAGAAATTCTACTGTGATCTCTAGATCACCACTGATTCATAGTTTAGGAATATATACAGTTTAGTAATAGTTAGataaacctaaaaaataacacaagtaGCAGAAGACCttattaattttgtcttttcatcaacatttatattacataaaaataatatcattttaatattaagcatTTTTTCGGTAAAAGAGCAAAGGCAACTGATCGATGATTatgaagataattaatttagaagCAATATAGGTGTTTTTTGGGACGGTAACTGTTATCAAACAACAGAACATTATTCCTAGATACTTTTCACTAAACTGTTGTGTTGTGCTATTTTTGCCCCAAcatcacattttatttagtttcctATAAATAAAGCTGCATTTAGCCGATCAAATCGATTTACGTAATGTGttgaatattatgaagaatttATAAACTTCAGCGTACATGAAACTTTGTGAATTCATTAACGAATGTGTTAAATAGTATTGGACCTTAATGAGAGCCCTGAGAATTTATGTTGTACTCTTAGGCACAGTAGTGGGCTAATAAGAATGATAACCGTTGCCATCATAAAACTTCACTTAATCAAGTAagattttattcattgtaagAATTGATTTCACATCCGTAAGCATCTTtttcagtaatattttatgtgaaactTTATTGAAACTTTATTTGTCATATAAATCTAATAAGTCAGAAGTAATATACCAAGATGATACGGCTGATATTTATCCATGAATTATGAAGTCTCTCGTTATCGTATCGTAtcgtatatcataatatatcgtTTTTAATTCCAAATGACCAGCTTTATCAAATGAAACGAGCAAAGTTGAAAAGGATACAAGGTGGATATGAGCCGGTTGCAGTGCGCGTAGTTGTGCGTGAGCAGGCACAGCGCCAGCAGCGCCACGCCGCTGTGGCACCAGCACTGGTACAGCGACTGGAACAGCGCGTGCGTGCTCTGCCGACGTCCCGTGGATTGTATTAAGCAGATGTTTATGTTAGGgagtaaatgttataatttgaccattttagaaaaaaaaagaaatagttgGAATAACTGTTTGTAATGTGCAAcaggtttgtttgttacttctAGGAGCGCGGTGGAGGGGTGGGGGTGTGGGGGGGGCGCACAGTTACCGGGTCGCGGAAGGCGCGCAGGCGGCGGCGCGTGAGGTGCAGCTCGGGCGCGGTGAGCAGGATGGCGGACAGCACGTCCACGAGCCGGCCCGCGAAGCGCAGCTCGCGCTCGCCGCGCAGCGTGCGCGCCAGCGCGCGGTACACCTCCTCCGCCGGCAGCAGCACGCACAGCTGCCTGCCGCCGCATATACCGTTAGCGACGCTCCGAACTAATGACTCCtcattataatagtaattcGATAAAGTGCAATCAGCGCTGGTTCGAAGGACCATGATGCAATATGGTAAATAAAAGTTCAGATGCATGTGTAATTGATCTTTGCTTCAAggttaatataagtatattaagtatattaagaATGTTGTGGACGCCTATGATTAGGACATGCGCCAGACCAGCTGTTTTTCTAATGTCTATGTTAATGTTCTATATATGGACTGTTTACTatgccaataaataaaataaagaaaataaattgaaatcgaAATGTTAGCACGAAATTCTCTAGATATTGGCGATCCTCAAGGATCTGTCCTTTATATGGTTTATGGCaacaatattaatgatttGCCTTTAATTGTACAAAACGCTGATATTGCTTTCTTCGCCAATGATACatctttataattgaaaattgacagaaatattcacaatattaATACCTGATTATAAAAGCACCCCGGTCTTCTAATAAATTCTCATCGGCTGCGAGCAACCGCAGCAACGCTTTCaagaatttgtaataatacgGACTTGCTTCCAAATCtgaaacaaatgttttattaccaTTTCCCTGAAACACGAcctaatcattttaaatagcaCTAGAATACACACGAATTGAACAGAAATTGTGGTAAAAGACCAGTAGATATAAAAGGTGTTAATTTGCAACATACCGACGGGCAGTTCTGCGTTCTCGACGCTAGTGGCCATGGCAGCAGTTGttgtggtggtggtggtggtggtggtggtagCGGCGGGCTGCGGCTGGCAGGAGCAGATCTCGGCGAGCAGCGCGATGGCGCGGCGCACCACCTCGTCCGAGCCGTCCGTGAGCGCGCCCAGCGCGGGGCTGAACACGGTCTCCGTCTGGGGGTACATCTGGCAAAGTGCAGGATGGCGGATGTCATAAAACTTCAATCATTtgacacattaaaaaaaaatggaaaaaaaatgaGGCGGGATtgggtaaaatatttataaattattgtacaagCGTAACTTGCCGTAGGCTAGAGATTAGTGAGATAGGTActtattgaaagaatttttgaaataggaCTAGTAGTTGCTGAGATCAGCTCatgaagataaaaaaaacaagctcTCTcagttttgttattaaaaataaagatatagatttaatattataaaacttaagctacatattaaagataatttcattcaatcaATAGTTAATCAATAGTTTAAGTAGTTTGTTAAAAGATCACGCAAAATCATACCAATGAGGGATGCgtgttacaaaatttttagtATCCTTATATGCACATATTgctttgtagtttttttattgtagattttaaagttcaggccataaaattgagtttatttttaaataatccttCAAAACATACacgtatgtttaaaaatgtttgaagtttaaaaaaaaagaggaTGCCATACCATTTGACTCAATGATAACTGTAAAActggtaataatatataaaccaaaaaatacacaaaatccTTACTTCGCTAggtaatttattgtacaaatgCAGAATCCAGTCGAGCGCCGCTATCTTGGTATGCACAGAGTTATGGTGCAACATCTGTGTGAGGACTCCAACAACTGCaactagatttaatttttcccCCATTGTTCCACTTTCTTCACTATCTTTGGATTCTGCTGATTCTTTGTTTTGGTTTTCTtctgttgatttttttattgtttcttgtTTATCGTTTTCTGTTTGTGCTTTTTCATCAATCGTTAGTTCTTTCAATGCTGCTTCGGGACTTTCAGATTCCGATTCCACAAGTTTGATCAACTGGAGGTTGACTGTCGCGGCTATCTCACGTATTTCTGGTTGTTAGTTTAAGATGCATATCGAATATAAAATCGAACACTATGTATCATATATTATCATGGGTTAATTAAGTGTTGTGGGAAAAATATATCCTTACATATCACTAcatgatatgatatatttttaaatattacagaaGTGCTATTTCGTCTGTAAGAAAcgaatatatatcttttatgtgaatattcgtcttaccaatattttaatttcatatgaaaatgtttttttgtccTGCACGTCTTGGCGCGCACGTTTGCACCTTTACCTTGAACATGCAATTACATAGACTGTGTAcgtatatatctatctatatcgCAAAGGATACTCTTCNNNNNNNNNNNNNNNNNNNNNNNNNNNNNNNNNNNNNNNNNNNNNNNNNNNNNNNNNNNNNNNNNNNNNNNNNNNNNNNNNNNNNNNNNNNNNNNNNNNNNNNNNNNNNNNNNNNNNNNNNNNNNNNNNNNNNNNNNNNNNNNNNNNNNNNNNNNNNNNNNNNNNNNNNNNNNNNNNNNNNNNNNNNNNNNNNNNNNNNNNNNNNNNNNNNNNNNNNNNNNNNNNNNNNNNNNNNNNNNNNNNNNNNNNNNNNNNNNNNNNNNNNNNNNNNNNNNNNNNNNNNNNNNNNNNNNNNNNNNNNNNNNNNNNNNNNNNNNNNNNNNNNNNNNNNNNNNNNNNNNNNNNNNNNNNNNNNNNNNNNNNNNNNNNNNNNNNNNNNNNNNNNNNNNNNNNNNNNNNNNNNNNNNNNNNNNNNNNNNNNNNNNNNNNNNNNNNNNNNNNNNNNNNNNNNNNNNNNNNNNNNNNNNNNNNNNNNNNNNNNNNNNNNNNNNNNNNNNNNNNNNNNNNNNNNNNNNNNNNNNNNNNNNNNNNNNNNNNNNNNNNNNNNNNNNNNNNNNNNNNNNNNNNNNNNNNNNNNNNNNNNNNNNNNNNNNNNNNNNNNNNNNNNNNNNNNNNNNNNNNNNNNNNNNNNNNNNNNNNNNNNNNNNNNNNNNNNNNNNNNNNNNNNNNNNNNNNNNNNNNNNNNNNNNNNNNNNNNNNNNNNNNNNNNNNNNNNNNNNNNNNNNNNNNNNNNNNNNNNNNNNNNNNNNNNNNNNNNNNNNNNNNNNNNNNNNNNNNNNNNNNNNNNNNNNNNNNNNNNNNNNNNNNNNNNNNNNNNNNNNNNNNNNNNNNNNNNNNNNNNNNNNNNNNNNNNNNNNNNNNNNNNNNNNNNNNNNNNNNNNNNNNNNNNNNNNNNNNNNNNNNNNNNNNNNNNNNNNNNNNNNNNNNNNNNNNNNNNNNNNNNNNNNNNNNNNNNNNNNNNNNNNNNNNNNNNNNNNNNNNNNNNNNNNNNNNNNNNNNNGCCGTCAGCTGCCCACCGACACACACGCGTTACTTGCGctctcacacacacacacacgtacgCATCTAATTCAACGCGTCAGCTAAGcctcgtttaaaatccgttaagtagtcttaaattttaatattatttctgatTCTGTTTATCATCATGTTACTCATAAATGATAACATACCTGCAGCAGTTCTTCAGTAGACTGAGCGTGTGTGATCAGTATGTTGATCATGGCCTGGAAGTCCACTTGCGAGGGATCCTTCCTGATACTACGGAGGAACTCATTCAGCTGCACTTCACACCTACATCAtagaaaatctataaataataattgactaAGAAATAGTAAACGTGCATGGGAGGCAGTGATCAATTAACCTCAGACAAAGCAGAAGCTTGAGTGCCTGGTCTAAATCAAAGAAAAGGTCAACAAAGTCGAATACATGCGGCGTATCTCCGGGTTAGGGTCGTCCAGCACGGTGAAGAGCGGGTCGAGCAGGTCGGGCAGGTGCGCGCGCAGGCCGAGCGCGGGCGCCGCGTCGAGCGCGCACACCCACGCCACCGCGAACTGGCGCGCGCTCGCCACGCGCGAGTACATGCGCTCGCGGGCCAGCGGCACGAACGCGCCCGCCGAGAACGACGCGCTCTCCGTCACTATGTCCTGCCACATTCACTGCATTATTGCTAGTTTTGCAGTCATATTTGCTTGTTCACTGCATGATATTCTACTAGACTTATATTCTAGTAATTCtagtaatattttcaataaagtcACAAATGTAACTTCAAATAGACAGgaatattctattaaaatatcaatgagCAAATATTAAACCAGGAATTGATTTTTGGAAAGCTTACTTGCTATCTGAGCTACTACTAGGAATAAATCACATTTCAGTGTAAaagtttttgtgttatttgtaCTAATTTACTTGAACAACATTatcatatttctattataatgcAGAAAggtattttgatgtttttttttaaatctcatTTCCTCCCTTGAATGGATCTTCCATTTGAATCACTaggaatttcataaatttcaaaaagtcCATCCTTACCTTGACTAATCTATCCAGTAACTCTGCACCTTGTTTCACCTGCGGTTCAGGATCTGCAGCCAGTCTCGCCAGGGCATCAAATATGATGGGGAAGTAGGGCAAAGCTGCCCCTCGCACAATTTTCAACACATTAAATAGGGCTTCTGCTGCTGCATAACGCACTCTAGCTTCACTCTCACTGAGACAGGCCACTATAGGGTGAGTCAGCTCTCCAACATATGATACACAACCCTGAAAGTGTTTCAATAACTAATTAACTTAACcacttgaaattaattaaacaacaaaacatatattttttacagtagattgtatagttatataatacaaaaatataatcttaatatgaCATCCTAGTCTATCAccatatgattttttatggaattaaatgctatttttttaatatacctttCCTAAACCAACAGCCACAGATGAGAGTCCCATCAGAGCACCATTCTTGACATTTGGGTTAGTTGATGACATCAAATCCTGACCTAATACACGGATGAGACGTTTTATCTGGTTGGTATTATTTGCATCACTGAAGTCTTTGACCATTCTGAAAGAAAAATGTACTAATTAgagaaaattatacatacatatacagaCATATAAATAGTCgttgctttttaatatatgtttctaAGAATGAATTCTAAAAAGAATATGAGATGAATAGTAAACAAGTGTTAATAATCACGTACCGCCCCTTTTATTTGAACGTCAGTTTAAATCATGAATTCTATTCTCACGGAAAATTCTCACACTCAATACAGAAGAATAAggtgatttataaaaaagaaaactcaCTTTTCAATTTCTCCTCCagcaaattttcttttttcatagaCCTTATCGCAAAGCCCTCGAACGCATGCTGAGCTCAAGGGAGCGTAATCTCGTTCCGTCATTTTAATATTCCGTGATTCTTGAAttgtctttaattaaataaaaacttttatattgaggatttgaaataatattgaatgttaattaatactGACATTCGCGACAATTTGTTGTCATCTGGCAAGTGGCAAAACTTTACGTTAAGTGAAGTGTGTCATTGTCAGTTGtcatttctttatatacatCATAGATTATATAGGAAGATGTACTAACTATAATGTGTTAAACAATTTAGATGAATGCTAatgagaatataaataaaaattgtcacCCGCTTTTACCATTAGAAATCTATAAAAGTTATCAGTTCaaaccaaacaaaaattaagtgctataatatttttacattatttctatTCGCTAACTCTTAAACCACGAACAACAGACGTGTCAAGTATTTACCGTCAAAGTCAGAGGCTGTCATATGTCATATAATCTTATTTTcgatttctataaaaattcacTATAATAGCGCCTACTACTTAAACTTATAAACGACATCATCCACTGAGCACGACCTATCTAGTTACCTATTCGCTAGCAATTTCAATCACGCGTGACcgatgtttattatattttcgatACTGTGATGTTAGTATCGCGCTTGCATTATTTGGATAAAAAATCGTTTGTATACTATTCAGTATCCAATGTCATTGCGTTTAATTCAAGAGAAGTGTAGTATTAGCGTATTCAGTGCTTTAGTTTCTTAGTGTCGAACGTCCAAGATGCCTGTGACACTCGTAGACAGGTTGCCCTTGCCAAATCTCAAGGTTTATTCGGCGGGAAGTGTTTTACTGCTATCGGTGGCTGTATATTATGCGGTTAACGTCACTAGTGATCCTAACTGGAGAGCGAATGCAACCCTGCAGCGGCAGGAGGCGGCGGAAACTGTTGAGAGTGATGTTATGAAGATGATGGAAGCGGTGCCAGCTGCCCTAGAATCCAACTCGACGAGGAACATCACCGAACATGTCGTGGAAGTGATGACATTCATGATGCAAGAACCACTGTGTATGTGGGTGAGTAATAAACACTTTTACACAGCAAAAACAGACAACTGTTTACAAACATTTCATGGTTAGAGAGGAAAAACATTGTTGGCACAAGATGAACATGCCAATGTGtctttatcttaattttaattgaaatatttatttacgtttctTGGCAGACACATAATgagtaaaattgtaataatatgaggatagaaaaaaaattataattgaaataattatatttactataaccAAGTAGAGACTAAAGCaaacaataatattctttGATTAGTATAATATGAACTATAACAAgtgattgtaaaaataaatagatgagCATTAATCctcattataattgtttttattagaatgtCTCAACCTGCATACTGAATCtttttcaaccaacttcaaaaaacgaggagattatcaattcaattgaatatatattttttatttgaaaactggtgCCTGCCATGTGATTCcctttaaatttggtctagttctggcAAATTGAAGGTggttttgtatattgtaatttttttttgtgttgtgtGATAATGATctgtatattatgaattattttttttataatatttcctaacctaaatgaaatataatatttttaatatccttTCATGTGATATCATTttgataacaaacaaattacttcaatcattattcattgttaatttaaGTAATCATAGATTTATGTTCAAtgttaagtttaaatatttgatgttaAATTTTCATCTTTTGATGATGAATTATTACAGCAATAATAAGACATGTCCAAAATAAGGCAAAAAGCTCAATttaattgtcattttaaatCTTCTATTAAATGGATTCCTTAAACAAatatcattgttatatttttcataggGATGCCATTTAGTCCCATTTAGAATTATAGTCCTTTATGGTACATAAAggactataatataaaatatatgttttatactttgtgcaagtgcaaaaattataaatttttaaaaatatttaaaatacgtaaTCTTCTAAATctagtttgttattttgttattagtttACATTGAATTGTATTCTTATAAGTCTAGCATTTAGGATTCACACGACCTTTGGCTGTAGCTAACATAATTcacttgaaaattaatttgcagTCCTTATTCAATGTTTTTGATTGTAAATAGCTGAT
The Zerene cesonia ecotype Mississippi chromosome 14, Zerene_cesonia_1.1, whole genome shotgun sequence DNA segment above includes these coding regions:
- the LOC119831885 gene encoding protein VAC14 homolog → MTERDYAPLSSACVRGLCDKVYEKRKFAGGEIEKMVKDFSDANNTNQIKRLIRVLGQDLMSSTNPNVKNGALMGLSSVAVGLGKGCVSYVGELTHPIVACLSESEARVRYAAAEALFNVLKIVRGAALPYFPIIFDALARLAADPEPQVKQGAELLDRLVKDIVTESASFSAGAFVPLARERMYSRVASARQFAVAWVCALDAAPALGLRAHLPDLLDPLFTVLDDPNPEIRRMCEVQLNEFLRSIRKDPSQVDFQAMINILITHAQSTEELLQVCKEIREIAATVNLQLIKLVESESESPEAALKELTIDEKAQTENDKQETIKKSTEENQNKESAESKDSEESGTMGEKLNLVAVVGVLTQMLHHNSVHTKIAALDWILHLYNKLPSEMYPQTETVFSPALGALTDGSDEVVRRAIALLAEICSCQPQPAATTTTTTTTTTTAAMATSVENAELPVDLEASPYYYKFLKALLRLLAADENLLEDRGAFIIRQLCVLLPAEEVYRALARTLRGERELRFAGRLVDVLSAILLTAPELHLTRRRLRAFRDPSTHALFQSLYQCWCHSGVALLALCLLTHNYAHCNRLISTFGDLEITVEFLTEIDKLVQLIESPIFAYLRLELLGGRQSAALRGALFGLLMLLPQGAAFHALRHRLHTAPPPDAPCLLPDSETAMATEGAPDIDFEALLDEFRRVQAAHRHYRLAERRIDRRDRPYL